A part of Onthophagus taurus isolate NC chromosome 7, IU_Otau_3.0, whole genome shotgun sequence genomic DNA contains:
- the LOC111420907 gene encoding alpha-1,3-mannosyl-glycoprotein 2-beta-N-acetylglucosaminyltransferase, which yields MRLKRSSLIVAICLVIWGTLTYYALIRRLEEPSAVLELEIGRLEAGINEQMAQNKEMIGKVQGILSRKKIGESERQNSLKNVVIPVLVFACNRVSVSRCLDKLIQYRPNPDQFPIIVSQDCNHAPTSDIIESYGSQVTLIKQPDQSEIPVKPAEKKFKGYFKIARHYGWALNQTFFNFNFDVAIIVEDDLEVSPDFFEYFMATYPLLLQDDSLWCISAWNDNGKDGLVNSGQPELLYRTDFFPGLGWMLTKSVWMELSTKWPKAYWDDWIRQPIQRKDRACIRPEISRTKTFGKIGVSNGMYFDKHLKFIKLNDKFVPFTKMDLSYLLKETYDKDFLRTVNQSPVETFENLKLGDIDRDGPVRIVYHTKDGFKSNAKGMGLMDDFRAGVPRMAYRGVVTFYYKKRTVFLAPGWNWKGYDLSWT from the exons ATGCGATTGAAGAGGTCTTCGCTGATTGTTGCAATATGCTTGGTGATATGGGGCACGCTGACATATTACGCATTAATACGCAGGCTAGAGGAGCCCTCGGCTGTTTTGGAACTTGAAATTGGTAGATTAGAGGCTGGAATTAACGAGCAAATGGCACAAAATAAGGAGATGATCGGAAAAGTGCAGGGTATTTTAAGTAGAAAGAAAATTGGGGAGAGTGAGCGGCaaaacagtttaaaaaatgttgttatacCAGTTTTGGTGTTTGCTTGTAATCGAGTTTCAGTGTCAAGATGTTTGGATAAATTGATACAGTACAGACCAAATCCTGATCAATTTCCAATTATCGTTAGTCAG GATTGTAATCATGCTCCAACATCAGATATAATTGAAAGTTATGGATCTCAAgtaacattaataaaacagCCAGATCAGTCGGAAATTCCAGTAAAACCGGCcgaaaagaaatttaaggGTTACTTCAAAATTGCTAGGCATTACGGGTGGGCTTTAAATCAAacgttctttaattttaatttcgatgTAGCTATAATCGTGGAAG aTGATTTGGAAGTATCTccagatttttttgaatatttcatgGCAACGTATCCGTTACTACTTCAAGACGATTCGTTATGGTGCATTTCCGCGTGGAACGATAATGGAAAAGATGGTTTGGTTAATTCGGGTCAACCGGAGTTATTGTATCGCACCGACTTTTTTCCTGGCTTAGGTTGGATGCTCACAAAAAGCGTTTGGATGGAATTATCAACAAAATGGCCAAAAgc gtATTGGGATGATTGGATTCGTCAACCTATTCAACGTAAAGACCGAGCGTGTATTCGACCGGAAATTTCCCGGACAAAAACGTTCGGGAAAATCGGCGTTTCAAACGGGATGTATTtcgataaacatttaaaattcataaaactAAATGATAAGTTTGTGCCTTTTACCAAAATGGATTTAAGTTACTTATTAAAGGAGACTTatgataaagattttttacGGACGGTGAATCAAAGTCCAGTTGAGacgtttgaaaatttaaaattgggcGATATCGATCGTGATGGCCCTGTTAGAATTGTTTATCATACTAAGGATGGTTTTAAGAGTAATGCTAAGGGAATGGGATTAATGGATGATTTTagg gcTGGTGTACCTCGCATGGCATATCGTGGTGtggtaacattttattataaaaaacgaACAGTATTCCTCGCACCAGGCTGGAACTGGAAAGGGTACGATTTGTCGTGGACTTGA